A window from Osmia lignaria lignaria isolate PbOS001 chromosome 8, iyOsmLign1, whole genome shotgun sequence encodes these proteins:
- the SCAP gene encoding SREBP cleavage activating protein, whose amino-acid sequence MFRSLPDRVAGLYYAHGLFCSSHPVAVISLAISIVMLCCYPLVNLPMPGNAPRAVINHTIVPENSTENHVFYVQQVVLRVGVIPWTEELTLMDAFRGPLYEIFNLLEIIQNYQHPETLKTLGQVCLHVEAVKRNGKKSDVLPEYNCLVLSPANLWQRSIELYAQDTNLINTIYSYQNLQKGKISLAEIMFGMNLKETGTKRYPSRLRQRILQYAVTIYLKDYDPEFIRGLKHRLKTYYHLHQVGDNDTYDRVDETLHILYPGEFNYSDFFPLMMTFFALFFYVYFSVRKIELIKSKIGIAFSATVTVISSLSMTVGVCFFFGLTLSLSGKEVFPYLVIIVGLENVLILTKSVVSTPTHLDVKIRVAQALSKEGWSITKNLLTEVTILTIGLFTFVPAIQEFCIFAIVGLVNDFFLQMVFFSTILAIDIKRTELSSETSKFHLPNIPTTRKQQFTTTITNRKPNIFRSKSHPRLNGLATGPTNVIAPNTQNTHTLGKIPKRLRLVHFWARTRIFQRAFMVWMVVWISMIIYNSGIVEHVIHLSETLKPESDIDGYTVDRSHALNNYVELNTMKPLSIPSSAVAPDHLNKQNDLTNNITEELNKLRPVDFPPWNRLSLYHWSSILSMYNISAAGGRITILPAVKISHAVSPQLAKQISNPNDVQHFQWQSLATAALDPLDFSDMELPTRSEGRGFNADAPFIPSSPMEIFLAAVLCLISVIVVAYTMVVLYRCICSRNYAEWRASWYQPEKAHDSATQLVLEALPLVLEGHTQEVECIATDSNTIASTCLAGHIRVWDATSGEQLVHIDRKQFFSSPKKNLNHVTSDMDELMSDYESGSPPSRGEMEGNNSFGLYSSATTVPYRKSSPGLYNIHRGQNTNRNHSMGNTFDYDYQINEFGVERRKNVRRSLDSYYDLPDLKSTINVKFSTMKRSSLQQNYEHGFDFGDHYKQLFEEHNRSIDELQKSESFEQLYIPNGKVNSSGLVDSISSLSTDRTVQIMHSVSPIWCMDYQENLIVVGCANGSLEFWEGTTGRFKCLFDDGSGLGISAVKFVGSRVVAAKLNGSIDFLQLESYSEGQQIDWGFTSYRRTHVRTGSAGSPMDINNIMQSEDLRCMKIGSHKAHQQAITVLDSVGGRVLTGSQDHTLKVYRLEDQLPLYTLHGHCGPISCLFIDRMSPMTSGSGSQDGLLCVWDLQTGTCMYSIQAHDGAVAAITCSVSYVISIGTDERLCVWERFQGHLLHALPAHRSAYSLQLVMLTHHLLITSNQGSLIVWDVRTGEPVREVRLGHKDSCIFVKQMLVLRDSVVCDFGRQLRIVRFPLVSDKLD is encoded by the exons ATGTTCCGTAGTTTACCAGATAGGGTGGCAGGGCTTTACTATGCCCATGGCCTGTTCTGTTCTTCTCATCCTGTCGCAGTTATTTCATTGGCAATATCGATAGTAATGCTATGTTG tTATCCTTTGGTCAATTTACCTATGCCTGGCAACGCGCCAAGGGCTGTAATCAATCATACTATTGTACCTGAAAACAGCACAGAGAATCATGTGTTCTATGTGCAACAAGTGGTATTAAGGGTCGGAGTTATTCCATGGACAGAGGAATTAACATTAATGGATGCTTTCCGGGGTCcactttatgaaatttttaatcttttagaGATTATACAGAATTATCAGCATCCAGAAAC ATTAAAAACCCTCGGTCAAGTATGTTTACACGTCGAAGCTGTTAAAAGAAATGGCAAAAAGTCGGATGTTTTGCCAGAGTATAATTGTTTGGTTCTTTCCCCTGCGAACCTGTGGCAACGAAGTATTGAGTTATATGCACAAGATACAAATCTTATAAACACAATCTATTCATATCAG AATCTACAAAAGGGTAAAATTAGTTTAGCTGAAATAATGTTCGGAATGAATCTTAAAGAAACTGGAACAAAACGATATCCCAGTCGTCTTCGACAAAGGATTTTACAATATGCAGTAACTATCTATTTAAAGGATTATGATCCCGA atttataaGAGGATTGAAACACAGATTAAAAACTTATTACCACCTTCATCAAGTAGGTGACAATGATACTTACGATCGCGTTGATGAAACGTTACACATCTTATATCCTGGTGAATTCAATTACAGTGATTTTTTCCCACTAATGATGACATTCTTTGCATTATTTTTCTACGTCTATTTCTCTGTGCGAAAGATCGAATTAATAAAGTCGAAAATCGGCATAGCATTTAGCGCGACTGTAACAGTGATCAGTTCACTCTCAATGACCGTGGGTGTATGCTTTTTTTTTGGCTTAACGTTAAGTCTAAGTGGAAAGGAAGTGTTCCCATATTTGGTGATTATCGTAGGGTTGGAAAATGTTTTGATATTGACCAAAAGTGTAGTTAGTACACCGACACATTTGGACGTGAAGATACGCGTTGCTCAAGCTTTATCCAAAGAAGGTTGGTCCATTACAAAAAACCTACTTACCGAAGTAACGATATTGACGATCGGATTGTTCACATTCGTGCCAGCCATACAAGAGTTCTGTATATTCGCCATCGTTGGATTAGTCAATGATTTCTTCCTTCAGATGGTCTTCTTTTCAACTATCCTCGCTATCGACATTAAACGTACCGAATTATCCAGCGAGACGTCGAAATTTCATTTGCCAAATATTCCAACTACGCGCAAACAACAATTTACAACAACCATTACGAACAGAAAGCCAAACATATTTCGATCGAAATCCCATCCAAGATTAAACGGTTTGGCTACCGGTCCCACGAATGTCATAGCACCGAACACACAGAACACCCACACTCTTGGAAAAATTCCGAAACGTCTCCGTTTAGTACATTTCTGGGCAAGAACTCGAATATTTCAACGCGCCTTCATGGTATGGATGGTCGTTTGGATCAGTATGATCATATACAATTCCGGGATCGTCGAGCATGTCATACATTTAAGCGAGACATTGAAACCGGAATCTGATATCGATGGTTACACTGTAGACAGATCCCATGCTTTAAATAATTACGTTGAATTAAATACAATGAAACCGTTATCAATCCCTTCGTCTGCTGTCGCTCCTGATCACTTAAATAAACAG AATGATCTAACGAACAACATTActgaagaattaaataaattgagaCCAGTCGACTTCCCACCTTGGAATCGTTTGTCGCTTTACCACTGGTCCTCGATTCTCTCAATGTACAACATATCTGCCGCTGGCGGTCGCATAACTATATTACCAGCAGTGAAAATATCCCATGCGGTGAGCCCACAATTGGCTAAACAAATCAGCAATCCAAACGATGTGCAGCATTTTCAATGGCAGAGCCTTGCCACTGCTGCTCTTGATCCATTAGACTTCTCGG ATATGGAATTACCAACCAGGTCCGAAGGTCGAGGTTTCAACGCGGACGCACCCTTCATTCCATCCAGCCCAATGGAAATATTCTTAGCCGCGGTACTTTGCCTGATCAGTGTCATTGTTGTCGCTTACACGATGGTCGTTCTTTATCGTTGCATCTGTTCGAGAAACTATGCCGAATGGAGAGCCAGCTGGTACCAACCAGAGAAGGCGCACGATTCAGCTACGCAGCTGGTACTTGAGGCACTGCCGTTGGTTCTGGAAGGTCACACACAGGAAGTGGAGTGCATTGCCACGGATAGCAACACCATTGCTAGTACGTGTTTAGCAGGTCACATCAGGGTATGGGATGCAACGTCGGGTGAACAATTAGTTCACATAGATAGAAAGCAATTTTTCAGTAGCCCTAAGAAAAATCTGAACCACGTCACGTCGGACATGGACGAGTTAATGTCGGATTACGAGAGTGGTTCACCACCTTCCAGAGGGGAAATGGAGGGGAATAATTCATTCGGTCTCTACTCGTCAGCCACGACTGTACCCTACAGAAAGTCGTCCCCTGGATTGTACAATATCCACAGGGGACAGAACACGAATAGAAATCACTCGATGGGTAACACGTTTGATTACGATTATCAGATCAACGAATTCGGGGTGGAAAGAAGGAAGAACGTTCGTAGGAGCTTGGACAGTTACTATGATCTTCCTGATTTAAAATCAACGATAAACGTGAAATTTTCCACCATGAAACGTTCCTCGTTGCAGCAGAATTACGAACATGGATTTGATTTCGGTGATCACTATAAACAGCTTTTTGAGGAACATAATAGATCAATTGACGAATTACAGAAGTCGGAGAGCTTTGAACAATTGTACATTCCTAATGGGAAAGTGAATTCATCCGGATTGGTGGACAGTATATCTTCCTTGAGTACCGACCGTACCGTGCAGATTATGCACTCGGTGTCTCCAATTTGGTGCATGGATTATCAGGAGAACCTGATAGTAGTGGGATGCGCAAATGGGAGTTTAGAATTTTGGGAAGGTACCACGGGCAGATTTAAG TGTTTATTTGACGATGGTTCAGGGCTCGGAATATCCGCCGTTAAGTTTGTCGGAAGTAGAGTGGTGGCGGCCAAGTTGAACGGTTCCATCGACTTCCTGCAGCTTGAAAGTTACAGCGAAGGTCAACAAATTGATTGGGGCTTCACCTCGTATAGAAGAA CCCACGTTAGAACAGGAAGCGCTGGTTCGCCTATGGACATAAACAACATCATGCAATCGGAGGATCTCCGTTGTATGAAAATCGGTTCGCATAAAGCACACCAGCAAGCAATAACCGTGCTCGACAGCGTAGGTGGTCGAGTTTTAACTGGTAGTCAAGATCATACTCTTAAAGTATATag GCTAGAAGACCAGTTGCCATTGTACACTCTTCATGGTCACTGCGGGCCCATATCTTGTCTCTTCATTGACAGGATGAGTCCTATGACATCCGGTAGCGGATCCCAAGATGGCTTGTTATGCGTCTGGGATCTTCAAACTG gAACATGTATGTACAGTATACAAGCTCACGACGGTGCTGTGGCAGCTATTACTTGTTCCGTATCGTATGTGATAAGCATCGGGACCGATGAGAGGTTATGTGTATGGGAACGATTTCAGGGACATTTGTTACATGCTCTTCCAGCACACAGATCAGCGTATAGTCTACAATTAGTCATGTTGACGCATCATCTACTCATAACCAGTAATCAG GGATCGCTAATAGTTTGGGACGTCAGGACGGGCGAGCCTGTACGAGAAGTAAGATTGGGCCACAAGGATAGTTGTATTTTCGTAAAACAAATGTTAGTTTTAAGGGATAGCGTAGTGTGCGATTTCGGGCGGCAATTACGCATAGTCAGATTCCCGTTGGTGTCTGATAAATTAGATTAA
- the LOC117606767 gene encoding facilitated trehalose transporter Tret1, with translation MPLSVNNNSSNDEKTSPVEQNGNSESFSISKLRQALPQCCAVSAKNLLMITFGSTLGFSTILIPELQKENSEIPVTTEELTWISSLNLFLVPIGCFVSGPISQYLGRKKTMMLTTIPFIAAWIIYYYATSAGMLFIALAMTGLTGGLLEAPVMTYVAEVTQPHLRGMLSATSSMSIILGIFTQMLGGKLGNWRTVSLVNLAYPLICFVALCLVPESPYWLAAKGRTREAEQALCWLRGWVSPAQVQSEFRIICQDVHKPAESKEKIWKSFSKRTFYMPFLLVTCAFFIGAFGGTITLQTFAVMIFVKLNAPIEEYTAAVFLGLAELVGTLICVLAIHFVGKRVLNFVSIGGTGLSFCLAAIYGYLNDSQVIDVEKYTWMPTTLMIGAAFLSHAGIRLLPWVLAGEVFPVKVRSSATGAAGSMGYIFTSTANKVFLYMVNGMSLAGTFLFYALINFVGGCLLYFILPETEGRTLKEIEEHFAGVQNLKNRPNKEEVQFKEKWAATNPAIIYDDNESKL, from the exons ATGCCGCTGTCTGTGAACAACAACTCGAG TAACGACGAGAAAACGTCGCCAGTCGAGCAAAACGGCAATTCCGAAAGCTTTTCAATATCAAAACTTCGCCAAGCCCTGCCACAATGCTGCGCAGTTAGCGCCAAGAACCTTCTGATGATCACTTTCGGCTCTACCTTGGGGTTCTCCACCATTTTGATCCCAGAATTGCAGAAGGAGAACTCAGAAATACCAGTTACCACCGAGGAACTGACCTGGATCA GTAGCCTGAACTTATTCCTGGTCCCCATTGGTTGCTTCGTCAGTGGCCCCATATCCCAGTACCTAGGTCGAAAGAAGACCATGATGTTGACCACCATCCCGTTCATAGCAGCATGGATCATTTACTATTATGCAACCAGCGCTGGGATGCTGTTCATCGCATTAGCCATGACGGGATTGACGGGGGGTTTGCTGGAGGCACCTGTGATGACCTACGTGGCGGAAGTGACACAGCCTCACCTTCGAGGCATGCTGTCCGCCACATCTAGCATGTCCATCATTCTGGGGATATTTACGCAGATGTTAGGTGGTAAGCTGGGTAACTGGAGGACTGTCAGCCTGGTCAACCTGGCTTATCCACTCATCTGCTTCGTTGCCCTGTGTCTGGTACCGGAGAGCCCTTATTGGCTCGCAG CAAAGGGTCGTACAAGAGAAGCAGAGCAGGCCCTCTGCTGGCTGCGAGGTTGGGTCAGTCCAGCCCAGGTGCAGTCGGAGTTCCGAATCATTTGTCAGGACGTCCACAAGCCAGCAGAGTCAAAGGAGAAGATTTGGAAGTCTTTCAGTAAGAGGACCTTCTACATGCCCTTCTTGCTGGTCACCTGTGCCTTCTTCATTGGGGCATTCGGCGGCACGATTACTCTTCAGACCTTCGCCGTGATGATTTTCGTCAAACTGAACGCTCCCATTGAAGAATACACCGCTGCAGTGTTCCTTGGTTTAGCCGAGTTGGTAGGAACGCTGATCTGCGTCCTCGCCATCCACTTCGTCGGGAAGCGTGTGTTGAACTTCGTGTCCATCGGTGGCACAGGTCTCAGTTTCTGTCTGGCCGCTATCTACGGCTATCTGAATGATAGTCAGGTGATCGACGTGGAGAAGTACACCTGGATGCCCACCACCTTAATGATTGGAGCTGCCTTCCTCTCGCATGCTGGGATACGGCTGCTGCCTTGGGTCCTGGCTGGTGAGGTCTTCCCTGTAAAG GTGAGAAGCAGCGCCACAGGAGCGGCAGGTTCCATGGGCTACATCTTCACCTCCACAGCCAACAAGGTGTTTCTCTACATGGTGAACGGGATGTCCCTGGCTGGAACGTTCCTTTTCTATGCACTGATTAACTTCGTTGGAGGGTGTTTGTTGTATTTTATACTGCCAGAAACAGAGGGTAGGACTTTGAAGGAGATCGAAGAACACTTTGCCGGAGTTCAGA